AAGAGGACATCTGCGTGCTGGAAAGCGGCGATACCCTGCCCCATCCAGACGCCATCGAGCGCATGGTCAGCATGTTCGCCGACCCGAAGGTGGGCATGACCGGCGCCCAGAAAGTGGCGGTCAATACCCCGGATCACATCGTGGACTACCTCTCGCATCTGCGCCTGAAGATGGAGCATCAGCTCTGCATGGAAATCCCCCGCCTGGGAGAGCTGATTGCCTTCCGCAAAGTGTTCGACACCATCCCGCCGGATGTGGCGATGGATGAGGCGTTTGTGGAGGCGCTGGTGATCCAACGGGGCCTGCAGGTGCGCTATGCGCCGGACGCTATTGTCTACAACATGGGGCCAACCACCGTGAGGGACTTCATCAAACAGCGCCGGCGCAATTACGCCGGCCACCTCCACCTCAAGAAGAAGTACGGCTACCGCGTCTCCAGCCTAGATACCAAGCGCGTCCTGCGCATCGCCCTGGGCGAAATATGGGGCGCCATCCGCCTGCTCTACGTCCTCTTCGCCCTGGCCAGCCTGGAGGCCATTTCCCGCCTCCTCGGCGCCTATGACTACTACGTCCGGCACGAGCGCCACGTGGTGTGGGACATGGCCTGGAGCACCAAGCCGGTGGCCATCGAGAAGCAGAAGAACCCGCGCGTTGGGAGCGCCGGCTCTCTGCCCGAACCGCCGATCTCCACCTCGGAGAAGATGCCGTCATGAGGGACCGCCTGATGACACTGCTGAAGGTAGCCATCAGCCTCGGGCTGATCGGCTACCTTCTGCTCTTCAAAGTGGACCTGGCACAGGTCGGCCGCGCCATCGCCGGCGCGAACCTGCTCTATTTCCTGTTGGCCCTGGCCCTCTATTTCCTGGCCATCGCGGTCGGCTGTTATAAATGGCAGATCCTCCTGCGCGCCCAGGGGCTTGCGGTGCCGCTGTCCCATCTTCTCTCGTTCACCTTCGTGGGGCTGTTCTTCGGCAATTTCCTGCTCCCCATGGTCGCCGGCGATGTGGTGCGCGGCTACGGCCTGGCGCGCGATACGGAAAAGGCCGCCGAAGCCGCCATCTCCGTGCTGGTGGACAAGCTGGTGGGAATGTCCGCCTTCATCACCGCCGGCGCCCTGCTGAGCCTGTACGCGGTCTGGGGAATGGGCCGTTCTGATCTGCAGGGCGTGGCCCTGGTCGCCGGCGCGGCATTCCTTGCCTTCCTGGTGGGCTTCGCTGTCCTGCTCAGCCGGCGCCTGCGGGCCCTGCTCGAACGGCTGTTCAGCCTGTCCTTCCTGCGCCGGCTGGCACCGGTGTATCAGCGCCTCTCCAGCGCCGTGCAGGCCTATCGGGATAACCCCGGCCGGCTGGCCCAGGCCTTCCTCATCTCCTTGGTGGTCCTGCTCATCACCAACATCGTGAACTGGCTGTTGGCAGAGGCGGTGGGGGCCGGCATCCCGCTCATGTATATCTTTGTTTTTAACCCGCTGGTGGCCTTCGCTCCCATCCTGATCCCCTCCATCGGCGGGCTGGGAGTCAATCAGGGCGCCTATGATCTCCTCTACGCCACCCTGGGGCGCACCACCTCCAGCGAGCTGGCCGTCACCTT
Above is a window of Anaerolineae bacterium DNA encoding:
- a CDS encoding flippase-like domain-containing protein; this encodes MTLLKVAISLGLIGYLLLFKVDLAQVGRAIAGANLLYFLLALALYFLAIAVGCYKWQILLRAQGLAVPLSHLLSFTFVGLFFGNFLLPMVAGDVVRGYGLARDTEKAAEAAISVLVDKLVGMSAFITAGALLSLYAVWGMGRSDLQGVALVAGAAFLAFLVGFAVLLSRRLRALLERLFSLSFLRRLAPVYQRLSSAVQAYRDNPGRLAQAFLISLVVLLITNIVNWLLAEAVGAGIPLMYIFVFNPLVAFAPILIPSIGGLGVNQGAYDLLYATLGRTTSSELAVTFSLVMQSIIYLSSLPGGVLWLIRRRPARRSLAQQP
- a CDS encoding glycosyltransferase family 2 protein, yielding EDICVLESGDTLPHPDAIERMVSMFADPKVGMTGAQKVAVNTPDHIVDYLSHLRLKMEHQLCMEIPRLGELIAFRKVFDTIPPDVAMDEAFVEALVIQRGLQVRYAPDAIVYNMGPTTVRDFIKQRRRNYAGHLHLKKKYGYRVSSLDTKRVLRIALGEIWGAIRLLYVLFALASLEAISRLLGAYDYYVRHERHVVWDMAWSTKPVAIEKQKNPRVGSAGSLPEPPISTSEKMPS